A genomic region of Rhipicephalus sanguineus isolate Rsan-2018 chromosome 1, BIME_Rsan_1.4, whole genome shotgun sequence contains the following coding sequences:
- the LOC125758655 gene encoding uncharacterized protein LOC125758655, whose protein sequence is MPNGEQRQQASGPVTTLLPPPKALDITGDVWQSWKTWRQEFELFATATYLNQQPKEVQAATFLMIIGEDARKTYSTFDFATDEEKSDVEVLKVKFEAFYKPALNLAYHEFRFGKRDQKDGESFNDWLTDLRVLAKSCEFGQLEERMLRSRIILGIRDKKLQEKLISENASFTKTVEMCRSREQGKEQCEEIQARPKSDYAAEMNALSEAKGRRCTKCAKVHQTDRVCPAKGRTCRKCGGRNHFALACKKMQKRFHSKEQAVASVEAQEGDFWLETLSHARGKDDRWTATVQIEGKPIFCKLDTGATCSVIARSQLQKITNKQPLDCNVVLNTFFGFQKKATKQVRLEVATRERKVLTEFFVVDDDIAVTLSGTVAEELGLLQRVCSIEQTELYGAAKPYEDVFEGLGQLEGIVYHLKLKPGSQGVVKPARRIPIALQRKVKAELDRMETAGVIVKVTEPTEWASNMVVVTKGEKESVRYLGHVLTRDGLSLDPQRLEDILQVQTPCNQKELQTFLGMVNFVSRFIPNMSDLTAPLRELLKKNVSWLWEDRQDASFKALKKALATAPVLSYYEKGKPIRLSVDASQNGIGAVIIQDGHPLAYSSRSLTETQQRYAQIEKEMLAIVHGCERFRDYLFGQPEVVVESDHKPLEMIFKKPLCQCPLRLQRMRLSLQRYPIVVKYTPGKQLFVADALSRSPSKALLQEQCLNYQLNTIAYLQVSDRRLSQVLHETDQDPVMVKLRHYASTQWPESKADVSSELRCYWSFRDELHTQDGLVFRSNRLIIPAKMRSEILACLHAAHGGAEKMKARARTVLFWPSINSDLEEVARRCETCQKHKPRNLRMPLINHEIPSLPWEFVGADICYHNGTDYLVVVDFYSFFFEIRPVKTTADKVIAALADIPYLLDSTAPSIVTRTRFPRPKKKKKSNTSIVTRTRFS, encoded by the exons ATGCCGAACGGGGAACAGCGCCAGCAGGCCAGCGGTCCAGTCACCACGCTATTGCCACCGCCGAAAGCCCTGGACATCACAGGAGACGTATGGCAAAGCTGGAAGACATGGCGGCAGGAGTTCGAGCTCTTCGCAACGGCAACATACCTGAACCAGCAACCGAAAGAGGTACAGGCAGCCACCTTTCTCATGATTATTGGAGAGGACGCGCGCAAGACGTATAGCACTTTTGATTTTGCAACTGACGAGGAGAAGTCGGACGTAGAAGTACTGAAAGTGAAGTTTGAGGCATTCTACAAACCAGCTCTAAACTTAGCCTACCATGAGTTCCGCTTTGGAAAGCGCGACCAAAAGGACGGTGAAAGTTTCAACGACTGGTTGACAGACCTACGAGTGCTAGCAAAAAGTTGCGAGTTTGGGCAGCTTGAAGAGCGTATGCTGAGAAGCCGTATTATTCTCGGAATTAGAGATAAAAAGCTTCAAGAAAAGCTAATCTCCGAAAATGCTTCGTTCACGAAGACCGTAGAAATGTGTCGCTCACGTGAACAAGGCAAAGAACAATGTGAGGAAATACAGGCGCGCCCGAAAAGCGATTACGCAGCCGAGATGAACGCGCTATCTGAAGCGAAAGGTCGGCGTTGTACAAAGTGCGCAAAGGTTCATCAGACCGACCGTGTGTGCCCAGCAAAAGGACGCACATGCAGGAAATGCGGGGGAAGGAATCACTTTGCGTTAGCCTGCAAGAAGATGCAAAAAAGATTCCATTCGAAAGAGCAAGCAGTAGCATCTGTCGAAGCGCAAGAAGGCGATTTCTGGTTAGAAACGCTATCGCATGCCCGTGGAAAAGACGACCGCTGGACGGCTACCGTTCAGATAGAAGGAAAGCCTATTTTTTGCAAGCTAGACACAGGCGCAACCTGCTCGGTTATAGCACGTAGCCAGCTGCAGAAAATAACAAACAAGCAGCCACTGGATTGCAACGTTGTTTTGAACACATTCTTTGGCTTCCAGAAAAAAGCAACTAAGCAAGTTCGTCTTGAAGTGgcaacgagagaaagaaaggttcTGACAGAGTTCTTCGTCGTGGATGACGACATCGCCGTGACCTTGAGCGGTACAGTTGCCGAAGAGCTTGGCTTGCTCCAACGAGTCTGCTCAATCGAGCAAACGGAGCTTTACGGCGCTGCCAAGCCTTACGAAGACGTGTTTGAAGGTCTAGGTCAACTCGAGGGCATCGTCTACCATCTAAAGCTCAAGCCCGGTTCCCAAGGAGTAGTGAAACCAGCACGGCGGATTCCAATAGCATTGCAAAGAAAGGTGAAAGCTGAGCTTGACCGCATGGAGACGGCTGGAGTCATCGTGAAAGTGACGGAGCCGACAGAGTGGGCCAGCAACATGGTCGTTGTTACGAAAGGAGAGAAG GAGTCCGTCCGGTATCTgggacatgttttgacgcgtgacGGACTGAGCCTGGATCCACAGCGGCTAGAAGACATCTTGCAAGTCCAGACGCCATGCAACCAGAAAGAGCTGCAGACGTTCCTGGGCATGGTAAATTTTGTCTCTCGCTTTATTCCGAACATGTCAGACCTAACAGCACCGCTTCGAGAACTCTTAAAGAAGAATGTCTCGTGGCTTTGGGAGGACCGCCAAGACGCAAGCTTCAAGGCTCTGAAGAAAGCGCTTGCGACAGCCCCTGTACTAAGCTACTACGAGAAGGGCAAACCAATTAGGCTATCGGTAGATGCCAGTCAGAACGGAATTGGCGCAGTAATCATACAGGACGGGCATCCGCTAGCGTACTCGTCGCGCTCCTTGACGGAAACACAGCAAAGGTATGCGCAGATCGAAAAGGAGATGCTGGCAATTGTTCACGGATGTGAAAGATTTCGTGACTATCTTTTCGGGCAGCCCGAAGTTGTGGTAGAATCGGATCACAAGCCACTAGAAATGATATTTAAGAAGCCGTTATGCCAATGTCCTCTAAGGCTTCAGCGCATGCGCCTCAGCCTGCAGAGGTACCCGATAGTCGTCAAATACACACCCGGAAAACAACTATTTGTTGCTGACGCTTTATCGCGGTCCCCGAGCAAAGCACTATTGCAAGAACAGTGCCTGAATTATCAGTTGAACACCATTGCTTACCTGCAGGTTTCAGACAGGCGGCTGAGCCAAGTTCTACATGAGACCGACCAGGACCCGGTGATGGTGAAACTTCGACACTACGCAAGCACACAGTGGCCGGAGAGCAAAGCTGACGTCAGCAGCGAGCTACGTTGCTACTGGAGCTTCCGCGACGAGCTGCATACGCAAGATGGCCTCGTGTTCAGAAGCAACCGCCTCATCATTCCTGCCAAGATGCGCAGCGAAATTCTTGCTTGCCTTCATGCGGCGCATGGGGGAGCAGAAAAAATGAAGGCACGTGCTCGAACTGTACTTTTTTGGCCTTCTATAAACAGCGACCTAGAAGAAGTTGCTCGACGCTGTGAGACCTGCCAGAAGCACAAGCCACGAAATCTGCGCATGCCATTGATCAACCATGAAATTCCAAGCCTACCCTGGGAATTTGTGGGAGCCGACATATGCTATCACAATGGCACCGATTACTTGGTGGTTGTtgacttttattctttcttttttgaaatcAGGCCTGTGAAGACGACAGCCGACAAGGTGATTGCTGCTTTAGcagacataccgtatttactcgattctaccgcgccctcgattgtaacgcgcacccgttttccgcgaccaaaaaaaaaaaaaaaaagtaatacatcgattgtaacgcgcacccgtttttcgtga